A stretch of Eubalaena glacialis isolate mEubGla1 chromosome 10, mEubGla1.1.hap2.+ XY, whole genome shotgun sequence DNA encodes these proteins:
- the PRG3 gene encoding proteoglycan 3 produces the protein MKFPLLLPLLLLGTVSALYPENDAAHLGSRETQADLSQDLEGSGEQEGELALNYGVLESEEEEAVASSYQNAFEDEEAMESDPAALDKDLQCPKEEDTIQLPGSPGCKTCRFLLVQTPKKFRNAQNTCRRCYRGNLVSIHNYNFNYRIQSWVSRINQAQVWIGGFIKGWGNKFHWMDGSCWNFGYWAPGQPGYGRGRCVALSTRGGHWRRAQCRRRLPFVCSF, from the exons ATGAAATTCCCCCTGCTCCTGCCCCTTCTCCTGCTGGGGACAGTTTCTGCTCTTTATCCGG AGAACGATGCCGCCCATCTGGGCAGCAGAGAGACACAGGCTGACCTGAGCCAGGATCTGGAAGGTTCAGGGGAACAGGAGGGAGAGCTGGCCCTGAATTATGGAGTGCTTGAGtcagaggaagaggaggctgtGGCTTCCAGCTATCAAAATGCGTTTGAGGATGAGGAAGCCATGGAGTCAGACCCAGCTGCCCTAGACAAGGATTTGCAGTGCCCTAAGgaagaggacacaattcaacttcCAGGCAGTCCTGGGTGCAAGACCTGCCGCTTCCTGTTGGTGCAGACCCCGAAGAAGTTTAGGAACGCTCAG AATACATGCAGGAGGTGCTACCGAGGCAACCTCGTCTCCATCCACAACTACAATTTCAACTATCGCATCCAGTCCTGGGTCAGTAGGATCAACCAAGCACAGGTCTGGATTGGAGGCTTCATCAAGGGCTGG GGCAACAAATTTCACTGGATGGATGGCAGTTGCTGGAATTTTGGATACTGGGCCCCAGGGCAACCTGGGTATGGGAGAGGCCGCTGTgtggccctgtccaccagag